The Bacteroidota bacterium nucleotide sequence CGCAGATGCGTACATTGCCTTCCTGGTCGGTAATAATGATATAATCTTTGTTAAAAGCCCGGATATATTCTACAGGATCAATTACAGGTTTGAGGGCAAGAGGTTTCTTCCAACCAGAAACGGGGAGTCCTTTCTTATCAAAACCATAAATCCTGTTGTCTTCCATAGCTACAAAGATCCGGTAATTCCTGTCCCCATCATAATCGAATACGGCGATCCCATTGGTGGCCCTGCCAGGTAATTTTACAGGATAATCCTCCACATCCCTGCCAAGGAGATCAACCAGGAATATGTTTCCTGCTGTGTTGAACATGTACTGGATTTTACCGTTGCCGTAATAATCTATCAGATGAACATCGCTGAGTACCGGTTCACCTATCATTCTTTTCCAGATGATTTTCCCGTTATGGTCGATCAGATACATCTGGTTGGATTCGTCGAAAACTATGATCTTAAGTGTATTGGTACGGTGATCCCTGACGAAATAGGGTTGTCCGCTGATCGCGTCATCAAGCGTTACCTTCCATAATGCGTAATCTTCCTGGATATAGGAAGGGTTATATTTAAGGTAAAGGTTTGTGTAGAGCATTTGATTCATGTAGCTGAATTGCATGGCTGCCCCCTCAAAATTTTTCAACACCCGGGAATTGTCGGTAATATATTGACTGAATGCAGAGGAGAGGTATCGTGCGGTCATATCCAAACCGTTGCGGGTATTAAGGTAAAAGAGCAGGTTCGACCGGTCGGAGATATTATCGGTAAACTTCCTGAAGTTAATATTGCTTTTCAGGTTCTTTCCTGAAATGAAACTCCCTATAAAACTCTCTAAGGATTGTGTAGAATTGGTAAAGACAATATAGTCTTCAACGGTTGTATAAAAGAGTCTGTCGGCACAGCTGAACAGACTGCCAAACAGTATTTCAGTCAGCCCCGGAGCATTCAGGATATTAATTTCGTAATCCTTGTATACATACCTGAAGTTGGGATCACTGACAACAGGCAGCATGGAATGTGCTTTGTCAATATCTCCGGTATGAATCACTACATAGCGGTCCTGAATATTATTCGCGGCATTGCTTCTGGTGAGGGCGAGTGAGACTTCTTTTCCTATCCAGGGAATGAAATATTGCAGCATATCTGCGCTGTTTTGTTCGTTAAGGTATCTGACGTGTTTGGTATAATCATCCGTTTTTCCTTTTTCTTCCAGGAAGGTCTTGTATTGCTCGTAATACAAGCGGAAATCACTGAACCCATAACTGAACAGGAAATTGGTATGATAAGGAAGTATGCGTGTTACGTTAATTTCCTGAGGCTCCTGGCCCGCGAACAATCCCAATAACTGTCCTTCATCGTCCGGTGCCAGTGAGGTGTATCCGTTCATCAGGATTTCATCCGTCTTGATGTTAATATCCAATTCTGTCCAGGAGGCCAGGTTTTTGAGTCCCCTGGCAGTTTCTGCATAATTTTCGTTAACCATTTTTTCAGCCAGCCGGTGGAAATCGGCTTGCCTTATGAACAGGTTGG carries:
- a CDS encoding DUF3352 domain-containing protein produces the protein MKKNLKYIVFTVLSVAFLTAAYLIYTHYKRPALPPSQAIPASSLIFAEFHGIVDLWNEISTDNKMHIDLLQNSTYAAFWNDLLQLDSLRMAWQPLQGDLEQNQQYISMHADSNALSFLFLSGLSKSIRDKSIPEFFSSVWPQYTITQSKYNGAPFYTIDSPKPWYFTVYKKVFAASPSPELVRKAIETLNLSSRTEDPQFIKVKETAGKKVDANLFIRQADFHRLAEKMVNENYAETARGLKNLASWTELDINIKTDEILMNGYTSLAPDDEGQLLGLFAGQEPQEINVTRILPYHTNFLFSYGFSDFRLYYEQYKTFLEEKGKTDDYTKHVRYLNEQNSADMLQYFIPWIGKEVSLALTRSNAANNIQDRYVVIHTGDIDKAHSMLPVVSDPNFRYVYKDYEINILNAPGLTEILFGSLFSCADRLFYTTVEDYIVFTNSTQSLESFIGSFISGKNLKSNINFRKFTDNISDRSNLLFYLNTRNGLDMTARYLSSAFSQYITDNSRVLKNFEGAAMQFSYMNQMLYTNLYLKYNPSYIQEDYALWKVTLDDAISGQPYFVRDHRTNTLKIIVFDESNQMYLIDHNGKIIWKRMIGEPVLSDVHLIDYYGNGKIQYMFNTAGNIFLVDLLGRDVEDYPVKLPGRATNGIAVFDYDGDRNYRIFVAMEDNRIYGFDKKGLPVSGWKKPLALKPVIDPVEYIRAFNKDYIIITDQEGNVRICDRKGNDRIRLREGFTNARHSAFYENKTNSAKGIMITTDQDGRLTYIKTDGSITRTDFGSFSPGHYFLYEDFDRNGHKDFIFLDKNKLLVYDRFKEPIMTYEFTNEIGSSPVVIPLSGNENIIGIVADETRKIYLFDKDGNLLSTPDMIGNTQILVGSLLNDGQLNIIAGSGRSLLNYYFQ